A window from Rhizosphaericola mali encodes these proteins:
- a CDS encoding D-2-hydroxyacid dehydrogenase family protein has product MKNKINVAVLDDYQNVSRLFADWSDIEDQINLTVFNKHIQDMEELIKILLPFEIISVMRERTPLTNDILNQLPNLKLIISTGARNASIDLEAASKLGIEIRNTGYVANGAPELTWALLMAVARKIPQENNNVQNGKWQTTIGTDLAGKTIGIVGLGNIGAKIAAYAKAFDMNVIAWSEHLTAEEASSKSAKLVNKNELFATADFVTLHLVLSDRSRGIVGKNELESMKPSAYLINTSRGPLIDENALIEVLTHNKIAGAAIDVFEQEPLSSTDSFRKVNNLVATPHIGYVTENTYRVFYTDVVKEIKEWIVK; this is encoded by the coding sequence ATGAAAAATAAAATAAATGTGGCCGTACTTGACGACTATCAAAATGTTTCTCGGTTGTTTGCAGACTGGTCTGATATAGAAGACCAAATCAATTTGACCGTATTTAATAAACATATTCAAGATATGGAAGAACTCATCAAAATACTGCTTCCTTTTGAAATAATTTCTGTAATGCGTGAACGGACGCCATTAACAAATGATATTTTAAATCAATTACCTAATTTAAAATTGATTATTTCAACAGGCGCAAGAAATGCATCGATTGATTTAGAAGCAGCGTCCAAACTGGGAATTGAGATACGCAATACAGGATACGTAGCTAATGGAGCGCCAGAACTCACTTGGGCTTTGCTAATGGCAGTAGCAAGAAAGATTCCTCAAGAGAATAACAATGTTCAAAATGGAAAATGGCAAACAACTATAGGAACAGATTTGGCGGGCAAAACTATTGGCATCGTTGGTCTTGGAAATATTGGAGCCAAAATAGCCGCTTATGCTAAAGCATTTGATATGAATGTAATTGCTTGGAGCGAACATCTGACAGCAGAGGAAGCCTCAAGTAAAAGCGCCAAATTAGTGAACAAGAATGAACTATTTGCTACGGCTGATTTCGTTACTTTACATTTGGTCTTGAGCGATAGGTCTAGAGGAATTGTTGGAAAGAATGAACTAGAATCAATGAAGCCATCAGCTTATTTGATTAACACATCCAGAGGACCTTTGATTGACGAAAATGCACTTATAGAAGTACTTACTCATAATAAAATTGCTGGTGCAGCTATTGATGTTTTTGAGCAAGAGCCGTTATCTTCAACAGATTCGTTTCGGAAAGTCAATAATCTTGTTGCAACGCCACATATTGGTTATGTGACAGAGAATACTTATCGGGTATTTTATACAGATGTTGTAAAGGAAATTAAGGAGTGGATAGTTAAATAA
- a CDS encoding MBL fold metallo-hydrolase: MKYKLNCVITVITILFLLSFKVFTVNAQSEKNALISQPGYYKIEIGDYEVTALSDGTCMLDMSKLLLNAQPGEVQKILEQNVLNTTVETSINAYLIRHGEKLILVDAGCGTTMGNTLGLVTKSIRRAGYKPEQINAVLITHLHIDHIGGLTQNGKMVFPNAILYINKHEASFWLDSANLKKAPENAKQFFEPAVTAIAPYLKAGRVHLFENGSQLFSGISAQDAVGHTPGHTFYSLESKGDKMVFWGDLVHCGVVQFEDPAVSVGFDVDTAGAAMSRIKEFDKAAQAHYWIAAPHLSFPGIGHLRHAEKSYIWIPANYSIIRPK; encoded by the coding sequence ATGAAATACAAATTGAACTGTGTAATTACGGTGATAACTATTCTTTTTTTGCTATCTTTTAAGGTATTTACCGTGAATGCACAATCAGAGAAAAATGCGCTCATATCGCAACCTGGGTATTATAAAATAGAAATCGGAGACTATGAAGTGACCGCGTTGTCTGATGGAACCTGTATGTTGGATATGAGCAAATTGCTATTAAACGCACAACCTGGTGAGGTGCAAAAAATTTTAGAACAAAATGTTCTAAACACTACAGTGGAAACCTCCATCAATGCTTATTTGATTAGACATGGAGAAAAACTTATCTTGGTCGATGCTGGTTGCGGAACAACAATGGGAAATACGCTTGGTCTAGTTACAAAGAGCATTCGTCGTGCTGGCTACAAGCCAGAACAGATTAATGCGGTTTTGATCACCCACTTACATATTGATCATATTGGAGGATTAACACAGAACGGCAAAATGGTTTTTCCAAATGCAATACTTTATATCAATAAGCATGAAGCCTCATTTTGGCTTGATTCTGCCAATCTGAAAAAAGCACCAGAAAATGCTAAGCAGTTTTTTGAACCAGCTGTTACAGCTATAGCTCCATATCTGAAAGCAGGAAGAGTGCATTTGTTTGAAAATGGATCTCAATTATTCTCTGGTATTTCAGCTCAGGATGCCGTTGGACATACGCCAGGACATACTTTCTATTCTTTAGAAAGTAAAGGAGATAAAATGGTTTTCTGGGGCGATTTAGTTCACTGTGGTGTAGTGCAGTTTGAAGATCCAGCTGTTAGTGTTGGTTTCGACGTAGATACTGCAGGTGCGGCAATGTCACGGATAAAAGAATTTGACAAAGCAGCGCAGGCGCATTACTGGATTGCAGCTCCACATTTATCATTTCCAGGGATAGGTCATTTAAGGCATGCTGAAAAAAGCTATATTTGGATACCTGCAAATTATAGTATTATCCGTCCGAAATAA
- a CDS encoding Crp/Fnr family transcriptional regulator, translating to MKKHSSLVTMGEQVKYEYFVIKGCLRAYMTDPETGKEFTYQFAVENWWISDREAFLRNLPATITIDCLEPCELLGITLQNRQKLGVEIWKYEHYLNVKANFGYVALQKRLQIMISGNAKQRYEQFINQYPQLLNRVPKQFVASYLGVSRETISRLYRG from the coding sequence ATGAAAAAGCATTCTTCCCTTGTGACAATGGGAGAACAGGTAAAATATGAATACTTTGTGATTAAAGGATGCCTGAGGGCATATATGACCGACCCTGAAACTGGAAAGGAATTCACATATCAGTTTGCTGTTGAAAACTGGTGGATTTCAGATAGAGAAGCATTTTTGCGAAACCTGCCAGCAACTATAACAATTGATTGCCTAGAGCCGTGTGAACTGTTAGGAATCACTTTGCAGAATAGACAGAAACTTGGTGTAGAAATATGGAAATACGAGCATTATCTTAATGTAAAAGCGAACTTTGGATATGTTGCACTACAAAAAAGGCTACAGATTATGATATCTGGCAATGCTAAGCAACGTTATGAACAGTTTATTAATCAGTATCCACAACTACTTAATCGTGTTCCTAAGCAATTCGTCGCTTCATATCTTGGCGTATCGAGGGAGACTATAAGTCGTCTTTATCGCGGATAA
- a CDS encoding aldo/keto reductase: MEKAINKTFKLGGDLEINRVGYGAMQLTGKGEFGEVEDRENAKNVLLKAVEFGVNFIDTAEAYGPKYNESLISDALYPYKQNLVIATKGGFLRPEPFVWIPNGNPDHIRENIESSLKRLKTDSIDLWQLHRIDPNVPIEKTIVPILEAYKDGKIKHFGLSEVTVEQIEKIREYLPVVSVQNLYNLGDRRWEDVLDYTIKENIAFIPWYPLASGPNKMAGKLQELSLKYNSTIAQIALSWLLKRGSNILLIPGTKSIQHLEENLKADSVSLTEEDYNLLLEK; the protein is encoded by the coding sequence ATGGAAAAAGCAATAAACAAAACCTTCAAATTAGGAGGTGATTTAGAAATAAATCGTGTAGGTTACGGTGCCATGCAACTTACAGGCAAAGGTGAATTTGGTGAAGTTGAAGATAGAGAAAATGCAAAAAATGTATTATTGAAAGCCGTAGAATTTGGTGTTAATTTTATTGATACCGCTGAGGCATATGGCCCCAAATATAATGAGAGCTTGATTTCTGACGCTTTATACCCATATAAACAAAACTTAGTAATTGCCACCAAAGGTGGATTTTTACGTCCCGAGCCATTTGTTTGGATTCCTAACGGAAATCCAGATCATATCAGGGAAAATATTGAGAGTAGTTTAAAAAGATTAAAAACCGACAGTATCGACCTATGGCAATTGCACAGGATAGATCCTAATGTCCCTATTGAAAAAACGATAGTCCCAATACTAGAGGCTTATAAAGATGGGAAAATAAAACACTTTGGTCTTTCTGAAGTGACTGTGGAACAAATAGAAAAAATAAGAGAATACTTGCCTGTTGTTTCTGTGCAAAATCTTTATAATCTTGGTGATCGGAGATGGGAAGATGTGCTTGATTATACTATAAAAGAAAATATCGCCTTTATACCTTGGTATCCACTAGCATCAGGACCCAATAAGATGGCGGGAAAATTACAAGAACTTTCATTAAAGTACAATTCAACTATAGCTCAGATAGCGCTTTCCTGGCTTTTGAAAAGAGGTTCAAATATTTTATTAATTCCAGGAACCAAATCAATTCAGCATTTGGAAGAAAATCTTAAAGCAGATAGTGTATCTCTTACAGAAGAAGACTATAATCTTTTGTTAGAAAAATAA
- a CDS encoding SDR family oxidoreductase produces the protein MQTKENSLHTLNGKRVVIMGGSNGLGYSTAKAADDEGAIVVIVSSNQENIDKALTNLSKASTGYVVDLRNESSIKDFFSTIGKFDHLVYTAAENIHFSNIEDTDIHFAKSYFDLRFWGAVSTVKYAVPHINPAGSISLTSGSASRRPAKGWSLMASILSAIEGFVRAMAVELAPIRVNSVVPGVIRTSLWSGLTTKDRVNLYNTVGDSLLVKRVGEPEEIAFTFLYLMKQQFGTGQNIVVDGGTVLV, from the coding sequence ATGCAAACAAAAGAAAATTCGTTACACACTTTGAATGGCAAAAGAGTGGTAATTATGGGTGGCAGTAACGGATTAGGTTATTCTACGGCAAAGGCTGCCGATGATGAAGGTGCTATAGTAGTAATAGTTTCTAGTAATCAAGAGAATATTGATAAAGCATTGACTAATTTGTCAAAAGCTAGCACTGGCTATGTTGTGGATTTGCGAAATGAATCAAGTATAAAAGATTTTTTCTCCACAATTGGAAAATTTGACCATTTGGTATATACCGCAGCCGAGAATATTCATTTTAGTAATATCGAAGATACGGATATCCATTTTGCCAAATCCTATTTTGATCTTCGTTTTTGGGGTGCCGTATCCACTGTTAAATATGCTGTACCACATATCAATCCAGCTGGCTCAATTTCTCTTACAAGTGGCAGCGCAAGCCGTCGCCCAGCTAAAGGGTGGTCTTTGATGGCGAGTATTTTAAGCGCTATTGAGGGCTTTGTAAGAGCTATGGCTGTTGAGTTGGCACCAATTCGAGTGAATAGTGTTGTACCAGGTGTTATTCGCACGAGTTTATGGAGTGGACTTACTACTAAAGACAGGGTAAATCTATATAATACTGTTGGTGATTCTTTACTTGTAAAAAGAGTTGGAGAGCCAGAAGAAATTGCGTTTACGTTTCTTTACCTAATGAAACAACAATTCGGAACAGGGCAAAATATAGTGGTCGATGGTGGAACTGTTCTTGTGTAA
- a CDS encoding JAB domain-containing protein, which translates to MKKYSTIQELDNEQTHWSELQEVQLSYRNKIKASQRPKINQSEDALILFRSVWNENEMELIESFKMLLMNNANRVLGVYHSSTGGSTGTIVDIRILLTVALKCNSCKLIVAHNHPSGSLTPSQADLKMTDKFKEAAKLMDITLLDHLILTTDSYQSFADEGLL; encoded by the coding sequence ATGAAAAAGTACAGCACCATCCAAGAATTAGATAATGAACAAACTCATTGGTCAGAACTACAAGAAGTGCAGTTGTCCTATCGCAACAAGATCAAAGCATCCCAAAGACCTAAAATCAATCAGTCGGAAGACGCTTTGATCCTATTTAGATCCGTATGGAACGAAAATGAAATGGAACTTATTGAATCCTTTAAAATGCTTTTAATGAACAATGCCAATAGAGTACTTGGCGTTTACCATAGTTCTACTGGTGGTTCTACAGGAACTATAGTTGATATTCGAATCTTACTTACGGTAGCCTTAAAATGTAATTCCTGCAAATTAATTGTGGCACATAACCACCCAAGTGGAAGCCTTACTCCAAGCCAAGCCGATTTGAAAATGACAGATAAATTTAAGGAGGCAGCAAAGCTAATGGACATTACTTTATTAGATCATTTAATTCTTACCACAGATAGTTATCAATCTTTTGCAGATGAAGGACTCTTATGA